A single region of the Brassica rapa cultivar Chiifu-401-42 chromosome A03, CAAS_Brap_v3.01, whole genome shotgun sequence genome encodes:
- the LOC103857728 gene encoding phosphoribosylaminoimidazole carboxylase, chloroplastic isoform X1, with the protein MLLLKQSSAAVLVSGNPSPVLYTPRFTSRVGSLPVSKTNSFTMANLQKGLTYSSSEKFNPVLACSSHEASPISEDTHIKGVSEIIVGVLGGGQLGRMLCQAASQMAIKVMILDPSKNCSASSLAYGHMVDSFDDSATVEEFAKRCGVLTVEIEHVDVETLEKLEKQGVDVQPKASTIRIIQDKYIQKVHFSRHGIPLPEFMEISDIEGAERAGELFGYPLMIKSKRLAYDGRGNAVANSQDALTSAVTALGGFSRGLYVEKWAPFVKELAVIVARGRDGSMVCYPVVETVHRDNICHIVKAPADVPWKINKLATDVAQKAVGSLEGAGVFAVELFLTDDGQILLNEVAPRPHNSGHQTIESCYTSQFEQHLRAVVGLPLGDPSMRTPASIMYNILGEDDGEAGFRLAHRLIARALSVPGASVHWYDKPEMRKQRKMGHITLVGQSIGVLEQRLQCILSEQTHQVHDIAETPRVGIIMGSDSDLPIMKDAAKILDMFAVTYEVKIVSAHRTPEMMFSYASSAHSRGVQVIIAGAGGAAHLPGMVASLTPLPVIGVPVRATRLDGVDSLLSIVQMPRGVPVATVAINNSTNAALLAIRMLGISDTDLVSRISQYQEDMREENMVKGEKLERQGWESYLNQ; encoded by the exons ATGTTGCTTCTGAAACAGAGCTCAGCTGCTGTTCTTGTCTCTGGGAATCCAAGTCCTGTCCTTTACACTCCTCGCTTCACTTCCAGAGTTGGATCTCTTCCAGTTAGCAAAACCAACTCCTTCACCATGGCGAATCTTCAGAAGGGTCTTACTTATTCTTCTTCTGAGAAATTCAACCCGGTGTTAGCGTGTAGCTCTCACGAGGCTTCTCCTATCAG CGAGGATACACATATCAAGGGAGTCTCTGAGATCATTGTGGGAGTGTTGGGAGGTGGACAGTTAGGTCGCATGCTTTGCCAAGCTGCTTCTCAAATGGCCATCAAGGTTATGATTCTAGATCCTTCAAAGAACTGTTCAGCAAGCTCATTAGCTTATGGCCACATGGTTGATAGCTTTGACGACAGTGCTACAGTTGAAGAGTTTGCAAAAAG ATGTGGAGTCTTGACAGTAGAAATTGAACATGTTGACGTTGAAACACTAGAGAAGCTTGAGAAACAAGGAGTAGATGTCCAACCAAAAGCCTCTACTATCAGGATAATACAG GATAAATACATACAAAAAGTTCATTTCTCTCGGCATGGCATCCCACTTCCAGAGTTTATGGAG ATAAGCGATATTGAAGGAGCTGAAAGAGCAGGTGAACTTTTTGGTTACCCTCTTATGATCAAGAGCAAGAGATTAGCTTATGATGGACGAGGAAATGCAGTTGCTAATAGCCAAGACGCGCTTACTTCTGCTGTAACTG CTCTTGGAGGTTTCAGTCGTGGTTTGTACGTTGAGAAATGGGCACCCTTTGTAAAG GAGTTGGCTGTTATTGTGGCTAGGGGAAGAGATGGTTCCATGGTTTGTTATCCAGTTGTTGAAACTGTTCACag GGATAACATATGCCATATAGTTAAAGCACCAGCAGATGTGCCTTGGAAGATCAACAAACTTGCCACTGATGTTGCCCAAAAGGCTGTTGGTTCTTTAGAAGGCGCTGGTGTTTTTGCTGTTGAGCTGTTCTTGACAGATGATGGTCAG ATCCTGCTAAACGAAGTTGCACCTAGACCACACAACAGTGGACATCAAACGATCGAGTCATGTTACACTTCACAGTTTGAACAACACTTGCGAGCTGTGGTTGGTCTTCCACTCGGTGATCCGTCTATGAGAACTCCTGCCTCCATTATGTACAATATTCTGGGTGAAGATGAT GGAGAAGCTGGTTTCAGATTGGCACATCGGCTCATTGCAAGAGCTCTGAGTGTACCAGGTGCATCTGTGCATTGGTATGACAAGCCAG AAATGAGAAAACAGCGGAAGATGGGACACATCACTCTTGTGGGGCAGTCTATTGGTGTTTTGGAACAAAGGTTGCAATGTATATTAAGTGAGCAAACCCATCAAGTACATG ACATTGCAGAGACACCTCGtgttggtatcatcatgggtTCAGACTCTGATCTTCCTATTATGAAAGATGCTGCCAAGATTCTCGACATGTTTGCTGTTACATATGAG GTGAAGATAGTATCAGCACATCGCACACCagagatgatgttttcatatgCAAGCTCAGCTCATAGTAGAGGAGTCCAAGTGATAATTGCAGGTGCTGGTGGTGCTGCTCACTTACCAG GTATGGTTGCTTCACTCACTCCTTTACCTGTGATTGGTGTCCCTGTACGTGCTACCCGTTTGGATGGAGTTGATTCACTTCTCTCCATTGTTCAG ATGCCTAGAGGTGTTCCTGTAGCCACAGTTGCTATAAACAACTCCACCAACGCAGCCTTGCTTGCTATCAGGATGCTGGGGATCTCTGATACTGATCTCGTCTCAag GATAAGTCAGTACCAGGAAGACATGAGAGAAGAGAACATGGTTAAAGGTGAGAAACTTGAGCGTCAAGGTTGGGAATCATACTTGAACCAGTGA
- the LOC103857729 gene encoding L-type lectin-domain containing receptor kinase IV.1 — translation MFLKLITIFFFFFNLLFQSQETCSQSTNFTYNDGFNPPTDISLQGITTVTPNGLLKLTNYTVQKTGHAFYTKPIRFKDSPNGTVYSFSTTFVFAIHSQIPILSGHGIAFVVAPNPSLPYATASQYIGLFNITNNGNDTNQVFAVELDTIRSTEFNDTDDNHVGIDINSLKSERTSLAGWWDEKGQFKNLSLISRKPMQVWVDYDGGSHKIDVTMAPFNEDKPRRPLVSAVRDLSSVIRQDMFVGFSSATGSVLSEHFILGWSYRVNGEAPPLALSRLPKLPRFEPKRISDFFKIGMPLISLFLIFCFIFLVCFLVRRRRKFAEEMDDWEKEFGKNRFRFKDLYYATKGFKEKDLLGTGGFGSVYKGVMPGTKLEIAVKRVSHESRQGMKEFVAEIVSIGRMSHRNLVPLLGYCRRRGELLLVYDFMPNGSLDKYLYNTPEVTLNWKQRIKVILGVASGLFYLHEEWEQVVIHRDVKASNVLLDGELNGRLGDFGLARLYDHGSDPQTTHVVGTLGYLAPEHTRTGRATTATDVFAFGAFLLEVTCGRRPIEIRHEIDETFLLVEWVFGLWNKGNILDAKDPNMGYEYDEKEVEMVLKLGLLCSHPDPRARPSMRQVLQYLRGDAKLPDLSPLDFSGSGMILGLQDGFSELGMSYSSSVFKGFTGGSIADSLLSGGR, via the coding sequence ATGTTCTTGAAGCTtatcaccatcttcttcttcttcttcaacctcCTCTTTCAATCCCAAGAAACATGTTCCCAAAGTACCAACTTCACTTACAACGATGGCTTTAACCCACCCACTGACATATCCCTCCAAGGGATCACCACCGTCACACCAAACGGTCTCTTGAAACTAACCAACTACACCGTTCAGAAAACCGGTCACGCCTTTTACACCAAACCGATCCGGTTCAAAGACTCCCCAAATGGCACCGTTTACTCATTCTCCACAACCTTTGTCTTTGCTATTCACTCCCAAATCCCTATCCTTAGCGGTCACGGCATCGCCTTCGTCGTCGCTCCTAACCCTAGCCTTCCTTACGCGACGGCTAGCCAATACATCGGTCTCTTCAACATCACAAACAACGGCAATGACACGAACCAAGTCTTCGCCGTGGAGCTCGACACGATCCGGAGCACAGAGTTTAACGACACTGATGATAACCATGTCGGAATCGATATCAATAGTTTGAAGTCGGAGAGAACCTCGTTAGCCGGGTGGTGGGACGAGAAGGGACAGTTCAAGAATCTGAGTCTGATCAGTCGTAAGCCGATGCAAGTCTGGGTCGACTACGACGGTGGCTCGCACAAGATCGATGTCACGATGGCTCCGTTCAACGAGGACAAACCTAGAAGACCGCTTGTGTCGGCTGTAAGAGATCTTTCTTCGGTTATACGCCAAGACATGTTTGTCGGTTTCTCGTCCGCGACAGGTTCTGTTCTGTCGGAACATTTTATCCTCGGGTGGAGTTATAGGGTGAACGGTGAGGCCCCACCTTTGGCTTTATCGAGACTTCCGAAGCTTCCTCGTTTCGAACCTAAAAGAATCTCTGATTTTTTCAAGATCGGGATGCCGTTGATCTCCCTCTTCTTGATCTTCTGTTTCATCTTCCTCGTCTGTTTCCTcgtgaggaggaggagaaagtTCGCGGAGGAGATGGATGATTGGGAGAAAGAGTTTGGCAAGAACAGGTTCAGGTTCAAGGATTTGTACTACGCGACCAAAGGGTTCAAGGAGAAGGACTTGCTCGGAACCGGCGGGTTTGGGAGTGTTTACAAAGGTGTGATGCCTGGGACGAAGCTGGAGATCGCCGTGAAAAGAGTCTCTCACGAGTCGAGACAAGGGATGAAAGAGTTTGTGGCGGAGATTGTGAGTATTGGTCGGATGAGTCATCGGAACTTAGTCCCTCTCTTGGGGTACTGCCGCAGGAGAGGTGAGCTTCTTCTTGTGTATGACTTCATGCCTAATGGGAGTTTAGACAAGTACTTGTACAACACGCCAGAGGTAACCCTAAACTGGAAGCAGAGGATCAAGGTGATTCTAGGGGTTGCTTCTGGATTGTTCTACCTTCATGAGGAATGGGAACAAGTGGTGATTCATCGAGACGTTAAAGCCAGCAACGTTTTGTTAGATGGAGAGCTTAATGGAAGACTCGGAGATTTTGGTTTGGCTCGGTTGTATGATCACGGGTCGGATCCTCAGACCACGCACGTTGTTGGAACATTGGGATACTTAGCTCCTGAACACACTCGGACAGGGCGTGCAACAACGGCTACCGATGTTTTCGCGTTTGGAGCGTTCTTGCTAGAAGTCACGTGCGGGAGACGTCCTATAGAGATCAGGCACGAGATCGATGAGACGTTCTTGCTCGTGGAGTGGGTGTTCGGGTTATGGAACAAGGGAAACATCTTGGATGCTAAGGACCCTAACATGGGTTATGAGTATGACGAAAAGGAGGTGGAAATGGTTCTGAAGCTAGGTCTCTTGTGCTCTCACCCGGACCCGAGGGCTAGACCAAGTATGAGACAAGTGTTACAATATCTAAGAGGAGATGCAAAGTTACCAGATTTGTCTCCTTTGGACTTTTCGGGGAGTGGGATGATACTTGGGCTCCAAGACGGGTTTAGCGAATTAGGGATGTCGTATTCTTCCTCTGTCTTTAAAGGGTTTACCGGTGGATCTATAGCTGATTCTCTACTTTCCGGTGGGAGATGA
- the LOC103857728 gene encoding phosphoribosylaminoimidazole carboxylase, chloroplastic isoform X2, with amino-acid sequence MLLLKQSSAAVLVSGNPSPVLYTPRFTSRVGSLPVSKTNSFTMANLQKGLTYSSSEKFNPVLACSSHEASPISEDTHIKGVSEIIVGVLGGGQLGRMLCQAASQMAIKVMILDPSKNCSASSLAYGHMVDSFDDSATVEEFAKRCGVLTVEIEHVDVETLEKLEKQGVDVQPKASTIRIIQDKYIQKVHFSRHGIPLPEFMEISDIEGAERAGELFGYPLMIKSKRLAYDGRGNAVANSQDALTSAVTALGGFSRGLYVEKWAPFVKELAVIVARGRDGSMVCYPVVETVHRDNICHIVKAPADVPWKINKLATDVAQKAVGSLEGAGVFAVELFLTDDGQILLNEVAPRPHNSGHQTIESCYTSQFEQHLRAVVGLPLGDPSMRTPASIMYNILGEDDGEAGFRLAHRLIARALSVPGASVHWYDKPEMRKQRKMGHITLVGQSIGVLEQRLQCILSEQTHQVHETPRVGIIMGSDSDLPIMKDAAKILDMFAVTYEVKIVSAHRTPEMMFSYASSAHSRGVQVIIAGAGGAAHLPGMVASLTPLPVIGVPVRATRLDGVDSLLSIVQMPRGVPVATVAINNSTNAALLAIRMLGISDTDLVSRISQYQEDMREENMVKGEKLERQGWESYLNQ; translated from the exons ATGTTGCTTCTGAAACAGAGCTCAGCTGCTGTTCTTGTCTCTGGGAATCCAAGTCCTGTCCTTTACACTCCTCGCTTCACTTCCAGAGTTGGATCTCTTCCAGTTAGCAAAACCAACTCCTTCACCATGGCGAATCTTCAGAAGGGTCTTACTTATTCTTCTTCTGAGAAATTCAACCCGGTGTTAGCGTGTAGCTCTCACGAGGCTTCTCCTATCAG CGAGGATACACATATCAAGGGAGTCTCTGAGATCATTGTGGGAGTGTTGGGAGGTGGACAGTTAGGTCGCATGCTTTGCCAAGCTGCTTCTCAAATGGCCATCAAGGTTATGATTCTAGATCCTTCAAAGAACTGTTCAGCAAGCTCATTAGCTTATGGCCACATGGTTGATAGCTTTGACGACAGTGCTACAGTTGAAGAGTTTGCAAAAAG ATGTGGAGTCTTGACAGTAGAAATTGAACATGTTGACGTTGAAACACTAGAGAAGCTTGAGAAACAAGGAGTAGATGTCCAACCAAAAGCCTCTACTATCAGGATAATACAG GATAAATACATACAAAAAGTTCATTTCTCTCGGCATGGCATCCCACTTCCAGAGTTTATGGAG ATAAGCGATATTGAAGGAGCTGAAAGAGCAGGTGAACTTTTTGGTTACCCTCTTATGATCAAGAGCAAGAGATTAGCTTATGATGGACGAGGAAATGCAGTTGCTAATAGCCAAGACGCGCTTACTTCTGCTGTAACTG CTCTTGGAGGTTTCAGTCGTGGTTTGTACGTTGAGAAATGGGCACCCTTTGTAAAG GAGTTGGCTGTTATTGTGGCTAGGGGAAGAGATGGTTCCATGGTTTGTTATCCAGTTGTTGAAACTGTTCACag GGATAACATATGCCATATAGTTAAAGCACCAGCAGATGTGCCTTGGAAGATCAACAAACTTGCCACTGATGTTGCCCAAAAGGCTGTTGGTTCTTTAGAAGGCGCTGGTGTTTTTGCTGTTGAGCTGTTCTTGACAGATGATGGTCAG ATCCTGCTAAACGAAGTTGCACCTAGACCACACAACAGTGGACATCAAACGATCGAGTCATGTTACACTTCACAGTTTGAACAACACTTGCGAGCTGTGGTTGGTCTTCCACTCGGTGATCCGTCTATGAGAACTCCTGCCTCCATTATGTACAATATTCTGGGTGAAGATGAT GGAGAAGCTGGTTTCAGATTGGCACATCGGCTCATTGCAAGAGCTCTGAGTGTACCAGGTGCATCTGTGCATTGGTATGACAAGCCAG AAATGAGAAAACAGCGGAAGATGGGACACATCACTCTTGTGGGGCAGTCTATTGGTGTTTTGGAACAAAGGTTGCAATGTATATTAAGTGAGCAAACCCATCAAGTACATG AGACACCTCGtgttggtatcatcatgggtTCAGACTCTGATCTTCCTATTATGAAAGATGCTGCCAAGATTCTCGACATGTTTGCTGTTACATATGAG GTGAAGATAGTATCAGCACATCGCACACCagagatgatgttttcatatgCAAGCTCAGCTCATAGTAGAGGAGTCCAAGTGATAATTGCAGGTGCTGGTGGTGCTGCTCACTTACCAG GTATGGTTGCTTCACTCACTCCTTTACCTGTGATTGGTGTCCCTGTACGTGCTACCCGTTTGGATGGAGTTGATTCACTTCTCTCCATTGTTCAG ATGCCTAGAGGTGTTCCTGTAGCCACAGTTGCTATAAACAACTCCACCAACGCAGCCTTGCTTGCTATCAGGATGCTGGGGATCTCTGATACTGATCTCGTCTCAag GATAAGTCAGTACCAGGAAGACATGAGAGAAGAGAACATGGTTAAAGGTGAGAAACTTGAGCGTCAAGGTTGGGAATCATACTTGAACCAGTGA
- the LOC103857727 gene encoding protein CER1-like 2, whose product MASRPGLLTDWPWTPLGSFKYLVVVPLVIDSIYSYATMRDMDKLLIVAVMVGRIVHSQMWISYARYKTAKGTKRIVNKSIEFDQVDRERTWDDQVIFNTLIVYLTKVYVLGTNTVPFWRLDGVVQVALLHAGPVEFIYYWFHRALHHHFLYSRYHSHHHSSIVTEPITSVVHPFAEHIGYTLILGIPLVTTLLCGTVSAASIALYITYIDFMNNLGHCNFELIPRSFFSLFPPLKYLCYTPSFHSLHHTQFRTNYSLFMPMYDYVYGTNDKCSDSLYESSLEEEEEKPDAIHLTHLTSLDSIYHLRLGFASLSSHPLSSRCYLVLMRPFTLIISLMLTSFSSRTFVFERNRIGDLTLHSHLLPKFSSHYKSRQQKESINKMIEAAILEAEKKDVRVMSLGLLNQGEELNGYGEMYVRKYPKLKIRIVDGSSLAAAVVVHSIPVDTREVLFRGRITKIGRAIVISLCQNGIKVMVLREEEHSMLNGFIGGHCKENLVLTTNYSPMIWLVGDGLSKEDQKKARKGTLFIPFSQFPPSKLRKDCFYHTTPAMIIPDAAQNIDSCENWLGRRVMSAWRVGGIVHALEGWEEHECGLEVPMANPPRVWEAALRHGFKPLVLPSLETK is encoded by the exons ATGGCGTCGAGACCAGGTCTTCTCACGGACTGGCCATGGACACCTCTTGGAAGCTTTAAG TACTTGGTGGTGGTACCGCTGGTTATCGACAGCATCTACTCGTACGCGACAATGCGAGATATGGATAAACTTTTGATAGTGGCGGTAATGGTGGGGCGGATTGTTCACAGCCAGATGTGGATAAGTTATGCCCGCTACAAAACTGCGAAAGGAACCAAACGGATCGTGAACAAATCCATAGAGTTTGATCAAGTCGACCGAGAACGTACCTGGGACGATCAGGTCATCTTCAACACTCTTATTGTTTACTTAACCAAAGTGTATGTCTTAGGAACCAACACCGTTCCCTTTTGGCGACTCGATGGAGTGGTTCAAGTCGCTCTTCTCCATGCGGGTCCGGTTGAGTTCATCTACTACTGGTTTCACAGAGCCCTTCACCACCACTTCCTCTACTCTCGCTACCATTCACACCACCACTCATCCATCGTCACCGAGCCCATCACTT CGGTGGTACATCCGTTTGCGGAGCACATTGGCTATACGCTAATCTTGGGGATACCTCTAGTAACGACTTTGCTATGCGGCACGGTCTCTGCTGCCTCCATTGCACTCTACATAACTTACATAGATTTCATGAACAACTTGGGTCACTGCAACTTTGAGCTCATTCCGAGATCTTTCTTCTCCCTTTTCCCTCCTCTTAAGTACCTCTGCTACACTCCTTC ATTTCACTCTCTCCACCACACGCAATTCAGGACAAACTATTCTCTGTTCATGCCAATGTACGACTACGTTTATGGGACCAACGACAAGTGCAGTGACTCATTGTACGAATCATCgttggaggaagaagaagagaagccgGACGCAATTCATCTCACCCATCTAACATCACTGGACTCTATATACCATCTCCGCCTTGGCTTTGCTTCCCTCTCCTCGCACCCCCTATCTTCTCGGTGTTACCTAGTCCTGATGAGACCATTCACTCTAATCATCTCCTTAATGCTAACTTCTTTCTCTTCTCGAACATTTGTCTTCGAGAGAAACCGCATTGGTGATCTCACCCTTCACTCCCATCTCCTTCCCAAGTTCTCCTCTCAT TACAAGTCGCGGCAGCAAAAggaatctatcaacaaaatgaTAGAGGCGGCTATCCTTGAAGCGGAGAAGAAGGATGTGAGAGTAATGAGTTTGGGGCTACTGAACCAG GGAGAAGAATTAAATGGCTATGGAGAAATGTACGTAAGGAAATATCCAAAGCTAAAGATTAGGATAGTAGATGGAAGCAGTCTCGCAGCTGCGGTGGTGGTTCATAGTATTCCTGTTGACACGAGAGAAGTTCTCTTTCGAGGCCGAATCACAAAAATTGGTCGTGCCATTGTCATTTCTCTTTGCCAAAATGGCATCAAG GTGATGGTTTTACGCGAGGAAGAGCATAGCATGCTAAACGGATTCATTGGCGGGCATTGCAAGGAAAATCTGGTCCTCACAACCAATTACTCCCCAATG ATTTGGTTGGTGGGAGATGGGCTAAGCAAAGAAGACCAGAAGAAGGCAAGGAAGGGAACTCTCTTTATTCCTTTCTCTCAATTTCCTCCTAGTAAACTTCGAAAAGACTGCTTTTACCATACCACTCCGGCTATGATCATCCCTGACGCTGCCCAAAACATCGATTCTTGTGAG AATTGGCTAGGAAGGAGAGTGATGAGCGCGTGGAGAGTTGGTGGGATAGTGCATGCGCTTGAAGGATGGGAGGAACACGAGTGTGGTCTTGAAGTTCCAATGGCTAATCCTCCAAGAGTTTGGGAAGCTGCTCTTCGACATGGTTTCAAACCACTGGTTTTGCCATCTTTAGAGACCAAATGA